The Plasmodium vinckei vinckei genome assembly, chromosome: PVVCY_06 genome contains a region encoding:
- a CDS encoding fam-a protein — MSKMNKGYIKFFLSLLSVFIYVNDQTLATEPSPGNVTLDKFVRSALPNDQLDKGHEQNNPLLCTDPEETEKATKLMNIAVSLLQYHGTNTDNYDLITDLDFDTNLYFKKHENADIEKLNFKIRNPDKYNDIVKKLWNPHGDQYYDENFINGKIFRVYNPNLIMIQQHYQNSAQSSPKYAYALVTKVEISKDTTIMVCGSTNITDHNNSSQKTYIDTISEIADSLKIDIDSEEGIKKEELEKKFVNLSGFIIKKDNELIDITYVTSMHVNAPFVPMFINRLIKASKLIVLMHLKNVFYNV; from the exons atgtccaaaatgaataaaggatacattaaattttttttgtctctTTTAAGCGTATTCATATATGTGAACGATCAAACCCTTGCAACTGAACCTTCCCCAGGAAATGTTACTCTAGACAAATTTGT CAGATCCGCTTTGCCCAACGATCAGCTGGATAAAGGACATGAACAAAACAACCCCCTATTATGCACAGATCCTGAAGAAACTGAAAAAGCAACAAAACTTATGAATATAGCTGTGTCACTTTTACAATACCATGGTACAAATACAGATAATTACGATTTAATTACTGATCTTGATTTTgatacaaatttatattttaagaaGCATGAAAACGCAGATATTGAAAaacttaattttaaaattcgAAACCCCGATAAG tataatgatatagtaaaaaaacTGTGGAATCCACATGGTGATCAATATTATGATGAAAACTTTATTAATg gAAAAATTTTTCGTGTATATAAtccaaatttaataatgatacAACAGCACTACCAAAATTCGGCACAATCATCTCCAAAATATGCCTATGCTTTAGTCACAAAAGTTGAA ATATCAAAAGACACAACTATAATGGTTTGTGGTTCAACAAATATAACTGACCACAACAATTCCAGTCAGAAAACATATATAGACACTATCTCCGAAATTGCAGattcattaaaaattgACATTGATTCGGAAGAGGGTATTAAAAAGGAAGagttagaaaaaaaatttgttaaCTTATCTggatttataattaaaaaagacaaCGAATTAATTGATATTACCTATGTCACCTCT ATGCATGTGAATGCCCCCTTTGTCCCAATGTTTATTAATAGATTAATTAAAGCATCAAAGTTGATAGTTCTTATGCACTTAAAAAATGTCTTTTACAAtgtataa
- a CDS encoding lysophospholipase, putative: MEEIELNNDELRNKTCNLDGDPKVGWLRNKNGLLLKTYGWLVKNAIGNILLIHGYKVNTQLTFMRTNLKTPTNNENLVINSNNCYIYKDSWIENFNKNGYSVYALDLQGHGESQGWKNVRGDFSCFDDLVDDVLQYMNHIQDEISNDNQTIDKSHSIVTTKKKLPMYIIGYSMGGNIALRMLQVLRKEKEDRIKALNSNIYKNSNIILDNSTNVNETENDMHNMNNANGYYSDNSCASSSATKNGVAIDSDKDEGFYDCLDKFNIKGCVSLSGMIRIKSKLDPGNKSFKYFYLPLATFLSFVLPHIAISSESRYKKSGYFANISKHNIFRNINGKKYKTMSKFIKATITLDYNINYIPKDIPLLFVHSKDDSICSYEWAVSFYNKLNVNDKEFHVVDGMKHDTTTKPGNEEILKKIINWISNLRTNGEDEIEDK, translated from the coding sequence ATGGAAGAAATTGAATTGAATAATGATGAATTAAGGAATAAAACATGTAATTTAGATGGCGACCCTAAGGTAGGTTGGTTacgtaataaaaatggtttacttttaaaaacatatggATGGTTAGTTAAAAATGCTATAggaaatatattgttaataCATGGATACAAAGTTAATACTCAATTAACTTTTATGAGAACAAATTTGAAAACGCCAACTAACAATGAAAACTTAGTAATAAACAGTAATAATtgctatatttataaagatAGTTGgattgaaaattttaataaaaatggctATTCAGTATATGCATTAGATTTGCAAGGACATGGGGAATCACAAGGATGGAAAAATGTAAGAGGCGATTTTAGTTGTTTTGATGATCTAGTTGATGATGTATTACAATATATGAATCACATTCAAGATGAAATTTCAAATGATAATCAAACGATTGATAAATCTCATAGTATAGtaacaacaaaaaaaaaacttcctatgtatattattggGTATTCGATGGGAGGAAATATTGCTTTAAGAATGTTACAAGTATTAaggaaagaaaaagaagataGAATTAAGGCGTTGAATTCAAAtatctataaaaatagtaatatcATTTTAGACAACTCTACTAATGTTAATGAAACTGAAAAtgatatgcataatatgaataatgcTAATGGTTATTATTCTGATAATTCCTGTGCCAGCAGTTCTGCTACGAAAAATGGTGTTGCTATTGATAGTGACAAAGATGAAGGATTTTATGATTGTTTAGATAAATTCAATATTAAAGGTTGCGTATCTTTATCTGGTATGATAAgaataaaatcaaaattgGATCCTGGAAACAAATCATTtaagtatttttatttacctcTAGCAACCTTCCTGTCTTTTGTCTTACCTCATATAGCGATTTCATCAGAATCACGTTATAAAAAGTCCGGATATTTTGCTAACATATctaaacataatatatttcgaaatattaatggaaaaaaatataaaacgatgtctaaatttataaaagcaACGATCACATTGGactataatattaattatataccaAAAGATAttcctttattatttgtgcATTCAAAAGATGATAGTATTTGTTCATATGAATGGGCAGTTTcgttttataataaattaaatgttAATGATAAAGAATTTCATGTTGTTGATGGTATGAAGCACGATACAACGACAAAGCCAGGAAATGAAgagattttaaaaaaaattattaattggATTAGTAATTTAAGAACCAATGGTGAAGATGAAATAGAAGataaataa
- a CDS encoding fam-a protein, translating into MKTVFVLLSLFVYASNKTIASDLHLRRQSSGNLISILANGISDDIYKNNAHLICTDARETKQAEEMMKEAYDDIVKILWDPNGAQQFDGNFINGKFVRIYSPNLVMVQLRSRSLVGLAQEYLYALAHKVKVSENETIIVHASANINDHNDTYEYGYRNAILESANSFQTEIESEEDIRNGEIVKTYINLFGCIIKKEDDCVNLTCVNSIDVESPNMEDLILKVVKATKMAALTNLKNIVENS; encoded by the exons atgaaaaccGTTTTTGTTCTGTTGAGTTTGTTCGTATATGCAAGCAATAAAACCATTGCAAGTGATCTTCATCTAAGGAGACAATCTTCAGGCAACCTTAT atCCATTTTGGCCAATGGCATTTCGGacgatatatataaaaacaatgcACATCTAATATGCACAGATGCTAGAGAAACTAAGCAAGCAGAAGAAATGATGAAAGAAGCT TATGATGATATCgtcaaaatattatggGATCCCAATGGTGCCCAACAGTTCGATGGAAACTTTATTAATg ggAAATTTGTCCGTATATACAGCCCCAATTTAGTAATGGTTCAACTTCGCTCCAGAAGTCTTGTAGGACTAGCCcaagaatatttatatgctttAGCTCACAAAGTTAAA GTATCAGAAAATGAAACTATAATTGTTCATGCATCagcaaatataaatgatcaCAACGATACTTATGAATATGGTTATAGAAACGCAATTTTAGAAAGTGCAAATTCATTCCAAACCGAAATTGAATCCGAAGAGGATATTAGAAATGGAGAGATtgtaaaaacatatattaactTATTTGGATGtatcattaaaaaagaagatgATTGTGTTAATCTTACTTGTGTCAACTCT aTTGATGTTGAATCTCCCAATATGGAAGACCTTATTCTTAAAGTGGTTAAAGCAACAAAAATGGCAGCTCTTACcaacttaaaaaatatagttgAAAATAGTTAA
- a CDS encoding reticulocyte binding protein, putative, translating into MPYLIMKKFICITTAYVVLFVSPEIIYGYQLEKNKPNNGKNLNDFNPYNNLKNWGFNKSESSNEKQDNNNHDAFNDKNHGEFDSINIESFENKDNTQNTQFTLYNKPQNKNYLGSLKNFNHDNEEANKKVTIAKNSFIQTFNAPEFDSNFFNITDMIYGVDITKENISFIYVKLRTLEELRDILYKFYKDKDGKLKDDKLKDVISDHEQINKDLKEIFKNYQAPRDELITEMTNLHNPLYNFYNKPPVDNYQLYTSSQKKYVNDLISALRKVESQIEKTISSMSNTYENLGINNTNELNGIIKKYVEDIVNYNIKIIGLINDRSFLGDDKTIPFTQFLIDTLNSENKLPSIKNKLNFLLNQFKDVQEKYTWHYQICQNILIFLNSYVIYKLPRLSGEYFNNFKTITSKLSIIVYNDERLSSLEKLYKYLNEVLFHIFKMTGKLLIDNPDPQNNLIFKDDIYEFDISTPKSKFTSLKNEFVEIFKEEWESYNNKDIEGSDSINNNMILISKHMNKFKNLIDSMESSQKNGLEEKNKVLDEISNKLDKNTYDERKEGFTSSLELAKKWETKKAEILTKLNKENNETVQLEEQIKDLFKKSSEIIAEKKYVNDLKLKLNEKIKGISDKKEYINKALELEKEIKKNIEYIDKLAKESPYEINKYIEKKNTIFNTIKSNFDQIYVGDINQLYNELSSIVNENVIDNVEDKTKLEALKSKIDNECNKIQSMQIKIDASHLNTVENNKNALLNTISETKKYIYDEMNNDLNKMLNDFKNKETNLLSSINDYSKHNDELSNYKTAISEIRNKYNDKINIDNIQEDETRKIYEKSKECVVTVSANETEVLKNINEIKNMKDKFLDKVNIYINFDNTYKENVGSEHDQFIKLTNKISTDVSNNELSAYGKRLDDSKGLITQTSKYIEEEYQNINILKKANEYIKECENTTELIKNFRNKQNELSGILNKNIEKIKDTSSVKKSYTDNFLNTLTNKKNELVKIFIDASLDDYEKVNNELKQYFNNLKENLGKNPESKLYQQFNEKEKVFNDMIQKNADIKKNVSNIETTISASIQNINEEVENDIGKNIESLNTQILEKVKANITNLNEIKEKLKHYNFDDFGKDENTKYTSEINKIKDDIETLDKKIDTNIEALTEIKKKSEGYIEEIKNPIDKFEKVTDSVISNDYTEGIEKNQKIIVEKIDKKKSIYEELNKLLNEISEIEKDKTSLEKAKDINLSYGKSLGNLFLDQIDEEKKKAEHTIKTIEEYMRDFDNNNKSQETEKEMKMLNISYDDNKNDYDISKNHEKNISDIRDKSLKIIQDLSKESNINNIKNELQKNVSDSQKHNSDINQYLSKISNISNILKLNDIQNITEQVKKYTNEIENDNKKINDELSNSEALITKLKDNLSLKECQSKIESTTDDKYVDECIKNITDLKTNILSEETNINTYFKNAEEYNKNVLLNLNNIEMADNKFQYILKTKNNDTNNHDYNINELENHKDKSNAYKDEADKNTKAIEKNKELFEQYKQEITSLLNKYSAVALKKKFDKTKKDSEQIVKEIKDTHNNFILQVDKFEQKMNEIKKEQIHIKDEIAHNDKSNKAIIDIQMSLEQLETISLKINDIKKNSSICLKEVESIENQISNLSINTQETKLKDNEDKLNTVQKLLESLISQKKNIEDQIKELDEANSKIENIENENKFKSYLDDIKANEKYDNISKSINNIKNSTYEIRSDQIAKYANTIQNYVEQAKEIQNNLNKDEIDDIIQKLINYNKEIEIKRHTIVDNKNRAMSIISHIKNTTNLTESEYNTAIKYEGDANSIILDLNNSQNILNHLINQNLNIINDLRNRKQHIQSRSNLYTINREQEITQTKHFSNTQPHDVNDTKNINKNRQHSSSNGKGSSKEKNTENTVRFAGAIAIGLVVCYAVTKFKKKNDKDAMYYDESKGFYDDNENVFFEREEEVIEITMNDDL; encoded by the exons atgccatatttaataatgaagaagtttatttgtattacaACTGCTTATGTTGTTCTATTTGTTTCACCTg AGATCATTTATGGCTACcaattggaaaaaaataaaccgAACAATGGTAAGAATTTAAACGATTTTAatccatataataatttaaaaaattgggGTTTTAATAAATCAGAATCATCAAATGAAAAGcaagataataataatcatgATGCctttaatgataaaaacCATGGGGAATTCGATTCGATAAATATCGAATcctttgaaaataaagataatacTCAAAATACGCAATTcacattatataataaaccccaaaataaaaattatcttGGTTcgttaaaaaattttaaccATGACAATGAAGaggcaaataaaaaagtaacTATAGCTAAAAACTCATTTATCCAAACCTTTAATGCACCAGAATTTGattctaatttttttaatataacaGATATGATATATGGTGTAGATAtaacaaaagaaaatatatcatttatttacGTGAAACTACGAACTTTAGAAGAACTTCgagatatattatataaattttataaagataaagatggcaaattaaaagatgacaaattaaaagatgTAATAAGTGATCatgaacaaataaataaagatttaaaggaaatatttaaaaactaTCAAGCCCCAAGAGACGAATTAATAACTGAAATGACCAATTTACATAATCctctttataatttttataataaaccTCCAGTGGATAATTatcaattatatacatcatctcaaaaaaaatatgtaaacgACTTAATTTCAGCACTTAGAAAAGTAGAATCCCAAATCGAAAAAACTATTTCATCTATGTCAAATacatatgaaaatttaggtataaataatactaaCGAATTAAATGgcattattaaaaaatatgttgaaGATATAGTAAATtacaatattaaaataataggTTTGATAAATGATCGTTCATTTCTCGGTGACGACAAAACAATTCCATTTacacaatttttaattgataCTTTAAATTCTGAAAACAAATTACCaagtattaaaaataaactaaattttttactaaatCAATTTAAGGATGTTcaagaaaaatatacctggcattatcaaatatgtcaaaatattcttatatttcttaatagttatgtaatatataaacttCCACGTTTATCTGgtgaatattttaataattttaaaacaataacAAGCAAACTTTCTATTATCGTTTATAATGATGAACGTTTAAGTTctttagaaaaattatataagtaCCTAAACGAAGTgttatttcatatttttaaaatgacAGGAAAACTATTAATAGACAATCCTGATCCACAAAACAATCTAATATTTAAAGATGATATTTATGAATTTGATATCTCCACCCCCAAATCTAAATTCAcatcattaaaaaatgaatttgttgaaatatttaaagagGAGTGGGAATCTTATAATAACAAAGATATTGAAGGGTCAGatagtataaataataatatgatattaatttcaaaacatatgaacaaatttaaaaatttgattGATTCTATGGAGAGCTCTCAAAAAAACGGtttagaagaaaaaaacaaggTTCTTGATGAAATATCCAATAAATTAGATAAAAACACTTACGACGAAAGAAAAGAAGGATTTACGTCGTCTTTAGAATTGGCAAAAAAATGGGAAACAAAAAAAGCAGagatattaacaaaattaaataaagaaaataatgaaactGTTCAATTGGAAGAACAAATTAaagatttatttaaaaaatcctCAGAAATAATtgctgaaaaaaaatatgtgaacgacttaaaattaaaattaaacgaaaaaataaaaggcATATCTgacaaaaaagaatatattaataaagcACTTGAATTAGagaaggaaataaaaaaaaacatcgAATATATTGATAAGTTGGCTAAGGAATCACCATATgaaattaacaaatatatagaaaaaaaaaatacaatattcAACACAATAAAATCAAACTTCGACCAAATCTACGTAGGTGATATTAATCAACTTTATAATGAATTATCTTCCATAGTTAATGAAAACGTCATTGATAATGTAGAAGACAAAACAAAACTTGAAGCtttaaaatcaaaaatagATAATGAGTGTAACAAAATCCAATCCATGCAAATTAAAATAGACGCATCCCATTTAAATACTGTagaaaataacaaaaatgcGCTTTTAAATACCATTTCGGaaactaaaaaatacatatatgacGAGATGAACAACGatctaaataaaatgttaaacgattttaaaaataaagaaaccAATTTATTAAGTAGTATAAATGATTATTCTAAGCACAATGACGAATTAAGTAATTATAAAACCGCTATTTCAGAAATCaggaataaatataatgataaaattaatatagaCAATATACAGGAAGATGAAACAAGGAAAATCTATGAAAAATCCAAAGAATGTGTGGTGACAGTATCAGCTAACGAAACTgaagtattaaaaaatatcaatgaaataaaaaatatgaaagaCAAATTCTTAGataaagtaaatatatatattaattttgacAATActtataaagaaaatgttGGTTCAGAACACGatcaatttattaaattaacaaataaaataagcaCAGACGTTTCAAACAATGAATTGAGTGCATATGGAAAGAGGCTTGATGATAGTAAAGGTTTAATTACTCAAACCAGCAAATACATTGAAGAAGAATATCAAAATATCAATATCCTTAAGAAGgcaaatgaatatataaaagaatgTGAGAATACAActgaattaataaaaaattttcgtaataaacaaaatgagtTAAGTggaattttaaataaaaatattgaaaaaataaaagatacTAGTTcagtaaaaaaatcatatacagataattttttaaacacactaacaaataaaaaaaacgaattagttaaaatattcatagATGCATCTCTAGATGATTACGAAAAAGTTAACAACGAATTGaaacaatattttaataatttaaaagaaaatttagGAAAAAATCCAGAAAGTAAACTATATCAacaatttaatgaaaaagaaaaagtttttaatgatatgatacaaaaaaatgcagatataaaaaaaaatgtttcaaATATCGAAACAACAATTTCCGCATcaattcaaaatattaatgaagaagtagaaaatgatattggaaaaaatatcgaATCACTAAATACCCAAATACTTGAAAAGGTAAAAGCAAACATAACAAATTTGAATGaaataaaggaaaaattaaaacattataattttgatgaTTTTGGGAAAGACGAAAATACTAAATATACTAGtgaaattaacaaaattaagGATGATATTGAGACCTTAGACAAAAAAATCGATACAAACATAGAGGCATTAacggaaataaaaaaaaagtcaGAGGGCTATattgaagaaataaaaaacccAATAGATAAATTCGAAAAGGTAACAGATAGCGTAATATCTAACGATTATACAGAAGGAATAGAAAAGAACCAAAAAATCATAgtagaaaaaatagataaaaaaaaaagtatatatgaggaattaaataaattattaaatgaaatatcagaaatagaaaaagataaaactTCGTTAGAAAAAGcaaaagatataaatttatcatatgGAAAAAGTTTAGGCAATCTATTTTTGGATCAAATTGAtgaagaaaagaaaaaggcTGAACATACGATAAAAACAATAGAAGAATATATGAGAgattttgataataataataaatcacAAGAAacagaaaaagaaatgaaaatgcttaatatatcatatgaTGACAACAAAAATGATTACGATATTAGTAAGAatcatgaaaaaaatatttctgaTATCCGTGATAaatctttaaaaataatacaagaCCTTTCTAAGGaatcaaatataaataatattaaaaacgAGTTACAGAAAAATGTTTCAGACTCTCAAAAGCATAATAGCGATATTAATCAATATTTAAGCAAAATTTCGAATATatctaatattttaaagttAAAtgatattcaaaatattactgaacaagtaaaaaaatatactaatgaaattgaaaatgataataaaaaaataaatgatgaaTTAAGTAATTCAGAAGCACTAATCACAAAACTCAAAGACAATTTAAGTTTAAAAGAATGTCAATCAAAAATAGAATCAACTACAGACGATAAATATGTTGATGAATGTATAAAGAATATTACAGATTTAAAAACTAATATTTTAAGCGAAGAAACTAACATCAACacttattttaaaaatgccGAAgagtataataaaaatgtattattaaatttgaataatatagaaatggcagataataaatttcaatatatattaaaaactaAAAACAATGACACTAATAACCatgattataatattaacgAATTGGAAAACCACAAAGATAAGTCTAATGCTTATAAAGATGAAGctgataaaaatacaaaagcgatcgaaaaaaataaggaaTTATTTGAACAATATAAACAAGAAATAACGTcacttttaaataaatattctgCGGtagcattaaaaaaaaaatttgataaaacaaaaaaagattCAGAACAAATCgtaaaggaaataaaagacACACacaacaattttatattgcAAGTAGACAAATTtgaacaaaaaatgaatgaaataaaaaaagaacaaatTCATATTAAAGATGAAATCGCTCACAATGATAAATCTAATAAAGCAATAATAGATATTCAAATGTCCCTAGAGCAATTAGAAACAatatcattaaaaataaatgatatcaaaaaaaattcaagcATTTGTTTAAAAGAGGTAGAAAGCATAGAAAATCAAATATCAAATTTATCTATAAATACCCAAGAAACAAAACTAAAAGATAACGaagataaattaaataccGTTCAAAAACTTTTAGAATCTCTTATatctcaaaaaaaaaatattgaagaCCAAATAAAGGAGTTAGATGAAGCCAATTccaaaattgaaaatatagaaaatgaaaataaattcaaaTCCTATTTAGATGATATAAAagcaaatgaaaaatatgataatatttcaaaatctattaataatattaaaaattctaCTTATGAAATCCGAAGCGATCAAATAGCCAAGTATGCCAATACTATACAGAATTATGTTGAACAAGCTAAAgaaattcaaaataatctaaataaagatgaaatagatgatataatacaaaaactcatcaattataataaagaaatagaaataaaacGACACACCATTgtagataataaaaatcgCGCTATGTCAATAATTTCTCATATTAAAAACACTACTAATTTAACCGAATCGGAATACAATACTgccataaaatatgaaggCGATGCCAATAGCATAATTCttgatttaaataatagtcaaaatatacttaatcatttaataaatcaaaatttaAACATTATAAACGATTTAAGGAATAGAAAGCAACACATACAAAGTCGTAgtaatttatatactatTAATAGGGAGCAAGAAATAACGCAAACAAAACATTTTAGCAATACGCAACCTCATGATGTTAatgatacaaaaaatataaataaaaatcgtCAACATTCAAGCTCAAATGGAAAAGGCTCGtccaaagaaaaaaatacagaAAATACTGTTAGATTCGCCGGAGCAATTGCAATTGGTTTAGTAGTATGTTATGCAGTTacaaaattcaaaaaaaaaaatgataaagatGCAATGTATTATGATGAATCTAAAGGTTTTTATGATGACAATGAAAATGTGTTTTTTGAAAGAGAAGAAGAAGTTATAGAAATAACCATGAATGACGATTTatga
- a CDS encoding PIR protein CIR protein — MDPKYMCNVFGEIDALFNENVVIPNKFDSKISLYKEYCPNRKCDTNRKRISALSRYLFMRLITYSKNTYDEYFLMWLADKLFKIHNKGKGKGNKITLDKAYDKYLKSNIQNFNYWALLYNVRGLKDADLRHMSEFYKLLKRICKTIIEYNKQHDKSTNLIMNSTEASNQYMLLYENIIGCKSYLYLLDNLKKIYVSFRLSVIRGNIRKNPNLLKLLQTFTTFNGEDSYFAIGYNKLDFSDSGCKLQYDDNIVQTLMKAKAQKEKKYNGTKGGDIKLATQLQSSGDQTLNPPSGTRDSPSISDNGTDTLGSRGSIVDDSQKKANIKGSEQKDSEGKNVNQKDSQKDPSDPNIHTPASDPNQGGGLGGSYNEAGSTGSKSRGSDGVPGSTSSESKGSDGGPGNTDSGSGSGTGGGKDSGANGGSSGGGSGVPGSLGDGSGSGLIGGSKTLGDQATTHSSEASNGYLSNLWRTHLNLMNYIPNVPDIYQSSKDILLSATNQVSSAYNSAMTIAQETYDKTVSTVKNVYIVSRNYIGDAVNSVTSQLNSFSISSQLGGNQSGFNSSGSVVDTPNYSQQNPSQTSPPPIPPPSTPQSTQHSPQPLDQQLSQTPSGTSQNSLPSPNVKDQTNVPKLFQDSPQNQSSDQNDQGGSKIPVVKPGNPGDEVKGNGTTGIGDIYVLKEYKQIGISIIVLLIPIALAIMYKVNKNKIMKYTIFKIFL; from the exons ATGGACCCGAAATATATg tGTAATGTATTTGGTGAAATTGATGCGCTTTTTAACGAGAATGTTGTAATTCCGAACAAATTTGATTCTAAAATTTCTTTATACAAAGAATATTGTCCTAACCGAAAATGTGATACAAATAGGAAACGTATTTCTGCTTTGAGCAggtatttatttatgagATTAATAACATATTCCAAAAACACGTatgatgaatattttttgatgtGGCTAGCcgataaattatttaagaTACACAACAAAGGGAAAGGGAAAGGCAATAAAATTACTTTAGATAAGGcttatgataaatatttaaagagtaatatacaaaattttaattattgggctcttttatataatgtaaGGGGTTTGAAAGATGCTGATCTTAGGCATATGAGCGAATTTTATAAGTTACTTAAGCGTATATGTAAAACGATTatagaatataataaacaacATGACAAAAGTACGAATCTTATTATGAATTCTACTGAGGCCTCTAATCAATATATGCTcctttatgaaaatattattggaTGCAAATCATACCTTTATTTATtggataatttaaaaaaaatatatgtttcaTTTAGACTTTCTGTTATTAGGGGcaatataagaaaaaatccaaatttattaaaacttCTTCAAACATTTACAACGTTCAATGGAGAAGATTCATATTTTGCGATAggttataataaattggaCTTCAGTGATTCGGGGTGTAAATTACAATATGATGATAACATAGTACAAACTTTGATGAAAGCAAAAGCTCAAAaggagaaaaaatataatgggACCAAAGGAGGAGATATCAAACTGGCCACACAACTACAAAGTTCAGGGGACCAAACATTAAATCCCCCATCGGGAACAAGAGATTCACCAAGCATCTCTGACAATGGAACCGATACATTAGGGAGTAGAGGCAGCATAGTAGATGATTctcaaaaaaaagcaaacaTTAAAGGAAGTGAACAAAAAGATTCAGAGGGGAAGAATGTAAATCAAAAAGACTCACAAAAAGATCCAAGCGACCCAAACATCCATACCCCAGCCTCAGATCCCAACCAAGGAGGTGGATTAGGAGGTTCATATAATGAAGCAGGAAGTACAGGTAGTAAGTCAAGGGGTTCAGATGGTGTCCCAGGAAGTACAAGTAGTGAGTCGAAGGGTTCAGATGGTGGCCCAGGAAATACAGATAGTGGATCAGGTAGTGGAACAGGAGGTGGAAAAGATAGTGGGGCAAATGGTGGATCAAGTGGTGGTGGAAGTGGTGTGCCTGGAAGTTTAGGAGATGGATCAGGTAGTGGCTTAATTGGTGGATCAAAAACACTAGGGGATCAGGCTACAACGCATTCATCAGAAGCGTCCAATGGATATTTGTCAAACCTTTGGAGAACGCATTTAAATCTCATGAATTATATCCCTAATGTTCCCGATATATATCAATCTTCAAaggatattttattaagtGCCACTAATCAAGTTAGCAGTGCATATAATAGTGCTATGACCATTGCACAAGAAACTTATGATAAAACTGTGTCCActgtaaaaaatgtttacaTTGTATCTCGTAATTATATTGGTGATGCTGTTAATAGTGTAACTAGTCAATTGAATTCATTCAGTATTTCTTCTCAATTAGGTGGTAACCAATCTGGATTCAATAGTTCAGGGAGTGTGGTAGACACACCTAATTACTCACAACAAAATCCATCGCAAACTTCACCACCACCAATACCTCCACCATCAACACCACAATCAACGCAACATTCACCGCAACCATTAGACCAACAATTATCACAAACTCCATCAGGAACATCACAAAATTCATTACCGTCACCAAATGTTAAGGATCAAACTAATGTACCCAAATTGTTCCAGGACTCACCTCAAAACCAAAGTTCTGATCAAAACGATCAAGGAGGATCTAAAATACCAGTGGTTAAACCAGGAAATCCAGGAGATGAAGTAAAAGGAAATGGAACAACAGGAATAGgtgatatatatgtactCAAAGAATACAAACAAATTGGTATTTCAATTATAGTTCTTTTAATACCAATTGCTTTGGCTATTATGTATaaggtaaataaaaataaaattatgaagtatacaatttttaaaatatttctttag